One window of Dermacentor albipictus isolate Rhodes 1998 colony chromosome 9, USDA_Dalb.pri_finalv2, whole genome shotgun sequence genomic DNA carries:
- the Hmgs gene encoding hydroxymethylglutaryl-CoA synthase 1, with protein MPSFKQNQTRGWPENVGILAMEIYFPYLYVDQTELEAYDGVSTGKYTIGLGQDRMGFCSDREDINSLCLTVTSRLLERTGVPPSRIGRLEVGTETLVDKSKSVKTVLMQLFEEVGNTDIEGVDTTNACYGGTAALFNAASWVESSAWDGRYAIVVAADIAVYATGPARPTGGAGAVAMLVGPNAALVLERGVRSTYMSHVYDFYKPDLMSEYPRVDGKLSVECYSRALDKCYAGFCKKARAVRAGEHHDRPVTLDDLDAMLFHAPYGKLVQKSLARLVLNDFLQDSTSPKYASLAGFSSVHLEESVFDRDVEKAFMKFSQQMFEEKTKPSLLVSNQVGNMYTPSLYSCLASYLASFPVSHLAGKRIGMFSYGSGLAATLFSLCVTNNVGPDSPLHEMHASLVDLRARLSQRRKVDPQEFALIMKLREETHHQAPYTPVGALDDLFPGTWYLASVDSMHRRHYQRLPVATANGKAPMATTLKEFNSSEVTTNGQAIAHET; from the exons ATGCCCAGTTTTAAGCAGAACCAGACGCGCGGCTGGCCCGAGAATGTCGGCATCCTCGCAATGGAGATCTACTTCCCGTACCTCTACGTGGACCAGACCGAGCTCGAGGCATACGACGGTGTCTCGACCGGCAAGTACACAATTGGCCTCGGTCAGGACCGCATGGGGTTTTGCTCCGACCGCGAGGACATAAACTCGCTCTGCCTAACTGTGACAAGCCGCCTTCTGGAGCGGACAGGTGTACCCCCCAGTCGCATTGGCCGCCTCGAGGTCGGCACCGAGACGCTCGTCGACAAGTCCAAAAGTGTCAAGACGGTGCTGATGCAGCTGTTTGAGGAAGTAGGCAACACGGACATTGAGGGTGTAGACACGACCAATGCCTGCTACGGCGGCACTGCGGCATTGTTCAATGCGGCCTCCTGGGTGGAGTCCAGCGCCTGGGACG GACGCTACGCCATCGTGGTAGCGGCCGACATTGCTGTGTACGCCACAGGCCCGGCCAGGCCCACGGGTGGCGCTGGCGCAGTGGCCATGCTTGTTGGCCCCAATGCAGCTCTCGTTCTGGAGAGAG GTGTAAGGTCAACCTACATGAGCCACGTGTATGACTTCTACAAGCCAGACCTCATGTCAGAATACCCGCGCGTCGATGGCAAGCTCTCCGTTGAGTGCTACAGCAGAGCCTTGGACAAGTGCTATGCTGGCTTCTGCAAAAAGGCGCGAGCTGTTCGTGCTGGAG AGCACCATGACAGGCCGGTCACCTTAGATGACCTGGACGCCATGCTTTTTCACGCTCCGTACGGGAAACTCGTGCAAAAGAGCCTGGCCAGGCTTGTGCTCAACGATTTCCTGCAGGACTCGACATCTCCCAAGTATGCCAGCTTAGCTGGCTTCAG ctCTGTACATTTAGAGGAATCTGTGTTTGATCGAGATGTGGAGAAAGCCTTCATGAAGTTCAGCCAGCAAATGTTCGAGGAGAAGACTAAGCCAAGCCTCCTCGTGTCCAACCAAGTGGGCAACATGTACACACCCTCTCTGTACTCCTGCCTCGCATCTTACCTCGCGAG CTTCCCAGTGTCCCATTTGGCAGGCAAGCGCATTGGGATGTTCTCGTATGGTTCCGGCCTGGCAGCCACCCTGTTCAGCCTCTGCGTGACAAACAACGTGGGGCCAGACTCCCCGTTGCACGAAATGCATGCCAGCCTTGTCGACCTGCGTGCGCGGCTTTCCCAGCGCCGCAAGGTTGACCCACAGGAGTTTGCCCTCATCATGAAACTCCGGGAGGAGACTCACCATCAAG CACCATACACACCGGTCGGTGCTCTGGACGACCTCTTTCCGGGCACGTGGTACCTGGCATCAGTGGACAGCATGCATCGGCGACATTATCAGCGCCTGCCAGTTGCAACTGCAAATGGAAAGGCTCCGATGGCAACCACACTCAAG GAATTCAACAGCAGCGAGGTCACTACCAACGGTCAAGCTATCGCCCACGAGACCTAG